The Corythoichthys intestinalis isolate RoL2023-P3 chromosome 1, ASM3026506v1, whole genome shotgun sequence genome has a segment encoding these proteins:
- the LOC130918835 gene encoding gastrula zinc finger protein XlCGF28.1-like isoform X1: MRSDLQALRAEVLPALHFLRQNKSMHHKTKVNMIKKKDWRLQRPKVVSRSPADVTVEDLNPEKHNPIHGKHKEEPDMPLIKKEAEPETSDIKEEKQEIEILKFPMGVGVKSEEDEGPSEESGAANPMSDGSFQHQTTKGEQPDGFLAPLSDSDDITSHSSDFITDEEEDDFDQNASKSLEKSSFKRDAKEGVVGKRFPCSLCDKIFPWKCYLKAHMRRHTGEKPFACTLCGKRFPKQATLKIHTRTHTGEKPFACTLCGKRFIAKGGLKKHRRTHTEEKPYACTLCDKKYFAKANLNIHTRTHTGEKPFACTLCGKRFTKQGNLNIHTRTHTGEKPFVCTFCGKRFTHKGDLNKHTSTHTGEKPYACTLCDKKYFRKAKLDIHTRTHTGERPFACTLCDKRFVEEGGLKKHTRTHTGEKPYVCTLCDKRFSQKTYLKIHKRSHTGEKPFSCSLCGKGFAQKGNLVRHARIHTE, translated from the exons ATGCGCTCTGACTTGCAAGCCttgcgtgcggaagtactacctgccctACATTTCcttcgccaaaataaaagcatgcatcacaaaacaaaagtcaacatgattaaaaaaaaagactggagactcCAGCGTCCTAAAGTTGTCAGTCgg AGTCCTGCAGACGTCACTGTAGAAGATCTTAACCCTGAGAAGCACAATCCCATCCACGGTAAACATAAGGAGGAGCCTGACATGCCGTTGATCAAAAAGGAGGCGGAGCCAGAGACCTCTGACATCaaagaagaaaaacaggaaATTGAAATCCTCAAGTTTCCAATGGGTGTCGGCGTGAAGAGCGAAGAAGACGAAGGACCAAGCGAAGAGAGCGGAGCAGCGAACCCTATGAGTGACGGCTCATTTCAGCACCAGACAACAAAAGGAGAGCAACCGGACGGCTTCTTAGCTCCGCTTTCGGACAGCGATGACATAACGTCACATTCTTCTGACTTTATTACTGATGAGGAGGAGGatgactttgaccaaaatgcttcaaaatccttAGAAAAGTCATCATTTAAAAGAGACGCAAAGGAAGGCGTGGTTGGAAAACGTTTTccctgctcactttgtgataaaatattTCCTTGGAAATGCTACTTAAAGGCACACATGCggagacacactggagagaagccttttgcctgcacactttgtgggaAAAGATTCCCCAAGCAGGCAACTTTAAAaattcacacaagaacacacactggagagaagccttttgcctgcacactttgtggtaaaagattcatcgCGAAGGGTGGATTAAAGAAACACAGAAGGACACACACTGAAGAGAAGCcttatgcctgcacactttgtgataaaaaatactTCGCGAAGGCAAatttaaacattcacacaagaacacacactggagagaagccttttgcctgcacactttgtggtaaaaggttCACAAAGCAGGGAAatttaaacattcacacaagaacacacactggagagaaaccttttgtctgcacattttgtggtaaaagattcacccatAAGGGAGATTTAAACAAACATACAAGCACACACACCGGAGAGAAGCcttatgcctgcacactttgtgataaaaaatactTCAGGAAGGCAAAATTAGACATACATACAAGAACACATACTGGAGAgaggccttttgcctgcacactttgtgataaaagatttGTCGAGGAGGGTGGTTTAAagaaacacacaagaacacacactggagagaagccttatgtctgcacactttgcgataaaagattttctcagaagaCTTATTTGAAAATACATAAGCgctcacacactggagaaaagcctttttcatgctcactttgtggtaaaGGATTCGCTCAGAAAGGAAATTTAGTAAGGCACGCAAGAATCCACACTGAGTAA
- the LOC130918835 gene encoding gastrula zinc finger protein XlCGF28.1-like isoform X2, translating to MPLIKKEAEPETSDIKEEKQEIEILKFPMGVGVKSEEDEGPSEESGAANPMSDGSFQHQTTKGEQPDGFLAPLSDSDDITSHSSDFITDEEEDDFDQNASKSLEKSSFKRDAKEGVVGKRFPCSLCDKIFPWKCYLKAHMRRHTGEKPFACTLCGKRFPKQATLKIHTRTHTGEKPFACTLCGKRFIAKGGLKKHRRTHTEEKPYACTLCDKKYFAKANLNIHTRTHTGEKPFACTLCGKRFTKQGNLNIHTRTHTGEKPFVCTFCGKRFTHKGDLNKHTSTHTGEKPYACTLCDKKYFRKAKLDIHTRTHTGERPFACTLCDKRFVEEGGLKKHTRTHTGEKPYVCTLCDKRFSQKTYLKIHKRSHTGEKPFSCSLCGKGFAQKGNLVRHARIHTE from the coding sequence ATGCCGTTGATCAAAAAGGAGGCGGAGCCAGAGACCTCTGACATCaaagaagaaaaacaggaaATTGAAATCCTCAAGTTTCCAATGGGTGTCGGCGTGAAGAGCGAAGAAGACGAAGGACCAAGCGAAGAGAGCGGAGCAGCGAACCCTATGAGTGACGGCTCATTTCAGCACCAGACAACAAAAGGAGAGCAACCGGACGGCTTCTTAGCTCCGCTTTCGGACAGCGATGACATAACGTCACATTCTTCTGACTTTATTACTGATGAGGAGGAGGatgactttgaccaaaatgcttcaaaatccttAGAAAAGTCATCATTTAAAAGAGACGCAAAGGAAGGCGTGGTTGGAAAACGTTTTccctgctcactttgtgataaaatattTCCTTGGAAATGCTACTTAAAGGCACACATGCggagacacactggagagaagccttttgcctgcacactttgtgggaAAAGATTCCCCAAGCAGGCAACTTTAAAaattcacacaagaacacacactggagagaagccttttgcctgcacactttgtggtaaaagattcatcgCGAAGGGTGGATTAAAGAAACACAGAAGGACACACACTGAAGAGAAGCcttatgcctgcacactttgtgataaaaaatactTCGCGAAGGCAAatttaaacattcacacaagaacacacactggagagaagccttttgcctgcacactttgtggtaaaaggttCACAAAGCAGGGAAatttaaacattcacacaagaacacacactggagagaaaccttttgtctgcacattttgtggtaaaagattcacccatAAGGGAGATTTAAACAAACATACAAGCACACACACCGGAGAGAAGCcttatgcctgcacactttgtgataaaaaatactTCAGGAAGGCAAAATTAGACATACATACAAGAACACATACTGGAGAgaggccttttgcctgcacactttgtgataaaagatttGTCGAGGAGGGTGGTTTAAagaaacacacaagaacacacactggagagaagccttatgtctgcacactttgcgataaaagattttctcagaagaCTTATTTGAAAATACATAAGCgctcacacactggagaaaagcctttttcatgctcactttgtggtaaaGGATTCGCTCAGAAAGGAAATTTAGTAAGGCACGCAAGAATCCACACTGAGTAA